Proteins from one Planctomyces sp. SH-PL62 genomic window:
- a CDS encoding tetratricopeptide repeat protein — MGQVSNENGRTPRGGRIGLARLVLALLAAFLGGAAYGQDSPASAPAPPARMPEALRFAHGLFRQRKFDMAAEEYAKFLETDPGPPHGDDARFGLASARLLQGLYQESRAAFQEFIRRAPEHPRARTAWYRLGELSYMLGDLPAAREALERFTADPADHPNLETAWTYLGDVRSALDDPAGARAAYERSLKAFPDARLADRARYGLGRALAAMGETQPALDVLEDLIRREPPEWVDKARLQVGRIELAAGRFDAAEKSLAKVAGPGPLQAEARLRRAQALMRLERLDEAADLLRPLAADPAEPASLEASLDAAHVDLRRGRAEDALKVLDAAIPRAGESPLAPALLYRSAEALRSLGRIPEAREGFLKAAEAAPTASWADDARLEAVRLAHQAGDHDAAQKLAEDFAAKFPDSKLLPDALLIEARSATAAKRPEAAVAALEKLIGDGSKPVEAAPEILDAARYELALAYRAVGKPERAEAILATLAKSGGKGASADAAFLLGQAHLEAGRFAEAAAAFENSLEAAPDGQVADYALAYEAAAYLGLDRRDDAVAAIGRLSERFPRSLALPPARLRVAEALAKAGELPKAVEQFRPLVESAESVPADLKERAELGLARAQAKQGDAEAATKTFDAILAKTTDEARAAALGLERAGVLETTGKPDEAIAAYEAVEARAPKLDAALHAALARARLLAKDHPQQAADLLGKLLEGEEARARLKAIGQPIDALIADRGWDLIDAGKIDEADEAFAELLRDFPDGPYGADARFNLAESANERKDFAEVVRLLAPLLEPGSPDAPRLPERLAPDVLYRLGRTRIERGEWAEAAATLDRLIAEAPASPRIREARFLRAEAALRQDQFEAAEKALAELIAAPASPDDPPDLVRLARERRVQCLLGLKRWQDALDEADALKGTIAEPAAKDPVEFARGRALLGLGRLDDARAAFQAVIDSRKSGDLAAQAQLMRGEAYFHEEQFLQALREFLQVDILYNNAPRRQAAALLEAGKVYERLARWSEAAETYERLTIRFPEDPCAAEAGKRREAVLAEHGAKP; from the coding sequence ATGGGGCAGGTCTCGAACGAGAACGGCAGGACGCCGCGAGGCGGCCGAATTGGGCTCGCGAGGCTGGTCCTGGCGCTCCTGGCGGCCTTCCTGGGGGGCGCGGCCTACGGCCAGGACTCGCCGGCCTCGGCTCCGGCCCCGCCGGCGCGAATGCCCGAGGCGCTTCGGTTCGCGCACGGCCTGTTCCGCCAGCGCAAGTTCGACATGGCGGCCGAGGAGTACGCGAAGTTCCTGGAGACGGACCCCGGCCCGCCCCACGGCGACGACGCCCGGTTCGGGCTCGCCAGCGCCCGACTGCTCCAGGGCCTCTACCAGGAGTCCCGCGCCGCCTTCCAGGAATTCATCCGCCGCGCCCCGGAACATCCCCGGGCGCGGACGGCCTGGTATCGCCTGGGGGAACTGTCGTACATGCTCGGCGACCTCCCCGCGGCCCGCGAGGCCCTGGAGCGATTCACGGCCGACCCCGCCGACCATCCCAACCTGGAGACCGCCTGGACCTACCTGGGCGACGTCCGATCGGCCCTGGACGACCCCGCCGGCGCCCGCGCGGCCTACGAACGATCGCTCAAGGCGTTCCCGGACGCGAGGCTCGCGGATCGGGCCCGTTACGGCCTCGGCCGCGCGCTGGCCGCGATGGGCGAGACCCAGCCGGCGCTCGACGTGCTGGAGGACCTGATCCGCCGCGAGCCCCCCGAGTGGGTGGACAAGGCGCGGCTCCAGGTGGGCCGGATCGAGCTGGCCGCCGGCCGCTTCGACGCCGCCGAGAAGTCGCTGGCGAAGGTCGCCGGGCCGGGGCCGCTCCAGGCCGAGGCCCGGCTCCGCCGCGCGCAGGCCCTGATGCGACTGGAACGGCTCGACGAGGCCGCCGACCTGCTGCGCCCGCTGGCCGCCGATCCGGCCGAACCGGCGTCGCTCGAAGCCAGCCTGGACGCGGCCCACGTCGACCTCCGTCGCGGCCGGGCCGAGGACGCGCTGAAGGTCCTGGACGCGGCCATCCCTCGCGCCGGCGAATCGCCGCTGGCGCCGGCCTTGCTCTACCGATCGGCCGAGGCCCTCCGCTCGCTGGGGCGGATCCCCGAGGCCCGCGAAGGGTTCCTCAAGGCCGCCGAAGCCGCCCCGACCGCCTCCTGGGCCGACGACGCCCGGCTCGAAGCCGTGCGCCTGGCCCACCAGGCGGGCGACCACGACGCGGCCCAGAAGCTCGCCGAGGACTTCGCCGCGAAGTTCCCCGACAGCAAGCTCCTCCCCGACGCCCTCCTGATCGAGGCCCGATCGGCGACCGCCGCCAAACGGCCCGAGGCCGCCGTCGCCGCGCTGGAGAAACTCATCGGCGACGGCTCGAAGCCGGTCGAGGCCGCGCCCGAGATCCTCGACGCCGCGCGCTACGAGCTGGCCCTGGCCTACCGCGCCGTCGGCAAGCCCGAGCGGGCCGAGGCGATCCTCGCCACGCTGGCGAAGTCCGGCGGGAAGGGGGCTTCGGCCGACGCGGCGTTCCTGCTGGGCCAGGCCCACCTGGAAGCGGGCCGGTTCGCCGAGGCCGCCGCCGCCTTCGAGAACTCGCTCGAAGCCGCGCCCGACGGCCAGGTCGCCGACTACGCCCTCGCGTATGAGGCCGCCGCCTACCTCGGGCTCGACCGTCGCGACGACGCCGTCGCGGCCATCGGCCGGCTGTCGGAACGATTCCCCAGGAGCCTCGCGCTCCCCCCGGCGCGGCTGCGGGTGGCCGAGGCGCTCGCCAAGGCCGGCGAGCTGCCGAAGGCCGTCGAACAGTTCCGCCCCCTGGTCGAGTCGGCCGAATCCGTCCCGGCCGACCTCAAGGAGCGGGCCGAACTCGGGCTGGCCCGCGCCCAGGCGAAGCAAGGAGACGCGGAAGCCGCGACGAAGACCTTCGACGCGATCCTCGCGAAAACGACCGACGAGGCCCGAGCCGCCGCGCTCGGCCTCGAACGCGCCGGGGTCCTGGAGACGACGGGCAAGCCGGACGAGGCGATCGCGGCGTATGAGGCGGTCGAGGCCCGCGCGCCGAAGCTCGACGCGGCCCTGCACGCCGCGCTGGCGCGGGCTCGGCTGCTGGCGAAGGATCACCCCCAGCAGGCGGCCGATCTCCTGGGCAAGCTCCTGGAAGGAGAAGAGGCCCGCGCCCGGCTCAAGGCGATCGGCCAGCCGATCGACGCCCTGATCGCCGACCGGGGGTGGGACCTGATCGACGCGGGGAAGATCGACGAGGCCGACGAGGCGTTCGCGGAGTTGCTGCGCGACTTCCCCGACGGCCCGTACGGGGCCGACGCCCGCTTCAACCTCGCCGAATCGGCCAACGAGCGCAAGGACTTCGCCGAGGTCGTCCGGCTGCTGGCGCCGCTCCTCGAACCCGGATCGCCCGACGCCCCCAGGCTCCCCGAACGGCTCGCGCCCGACGTCCTCTACCGCCTGGGCCGCACCCGCATCGAACGCGGCGAGTGGGCCGAGGCCGCCGCGACGCTCGACCGCCTGATCGCCGAGGCCCCCGCGAGCCCCCGAATCCGCGAGGCCCGCTTCCTCCGCGCCGAGGCCGCGCTGCGGCAGGACCAGTTCGAGGCCGCCGAGAAGGCCCTCGCCGAGCTGATCGCCGCGCCGGCCTCGCCCGACGACCCGCCCGACCTGGTTCGGCTCGCCCGCGAACGTCGAGTGCAGTGCCTGCTCGGCCTGAAGCGATGGCAGGACGCGCTCGACGAGGCCGACGCCCTGAAGGGGACGATCGCCGAGCCCGCCGCGAAGGACCCGGTCGAGTTCGCCCGCGGTCGGGCCTTGCTCGGCCTCGGCCGCCTCGACGACGCCCGTGCGGCGTTCCAGGCGGTGATCGACTCGCGCAAGTCCGGCGACCTCGCGGCCCAGGCCCAGCTCATGCGCGGGGAAGCCTACTTCCACGAGGAGCAGTTCCTCCAGGCGCTCCGGGAGTTCCTCCAGGTGGACATCCTCTACAACAACGCCCCGCGCCGGCAGGCCGCCGCCCTGCTCGAAGCCGGCAAGGTCTACGAGCGGCTGGCCCGATGGAGCGAGGCCGCCGAAACTTATGAACGCCTGACGATTCGTTTCCCCGAAGACCCCTGCGCGGCCGAGGCCGGCAAGCGCCGCGAGGCCGTCCTGGCCGAGCACGGGGCGAAGCCATGA
- a CDS encoding MotA/TolQ/ExbB proton channel family protein: MIVGSRRGPAVATALIGIVLLAAPSAFGAEPPKPDLSVDIQRRMARTLGDVLVWYERTPAGERMAWGGLGACVALGVCVTLERAVRLRRRSVIPNDFLARFLDRLHEGRLDGGKALDYCEMHPSPAARVALAAVRRWGRPAVDLERAVGLAHRWESEQLRRNVGTLRRITAMAPLVGLLGSLLAADRLMRENGDATLAQALPALADALSPLISGVAVGVVAMVLYDMLTTRVERLGAALDRLGAETIDAVAMTTVVAAPTLASYPSTPHIRLGEPSVERRPIVSIPVRESAPRRLRDEPSLGA; the protein is encoded by the coding sequence ATGATCGTTGGGAGTCGGAGAGGACCGGCCGTCGCGACGGCCCTGATCGGGATCGTGCTGCTGGCGGCGCCCTCGGCCTTCGGGGCCGAGCCTCCGAAGCCGGACCTTTCGGTCGACATCCAGCGCCGGATGGCGCGGACGCTGGGCGACGTGCTGGTCTGGTATGAGCGGACGCCGGCGGGCGAGCGGATGGCCTGGGGAGGGCTCGGGGCGTGCGTGGCGCTCGGCGTCTGCGTGACGCTGGAGCGGGCGGTCCGCCTGCGGCGACGGTCGGTGATCCCGAACGACTTCCTCGCCCGGTTCCTGGACCGGCTGCACGAGGGGAGGCTCGACGGCGGCAAGGCGCTCGATTACTGCGAGATGCACCCCAGCCCGGCCGCGCGCGTCGCCCTGGCCGCGGTGAGGCGATGGGGACGGCCGGCGGTGGACCTGGAACGCGCCGTGGGGCTCGCCCATCGCTGGGAGTCCGAACAGCTCCGGCGCAACGTCGGCACGCTGCGGCGGATCACGGCGATGGCGCCGCTCGTCGGCCTGCTCGGCTCGCTGCTCGCCGCCGACCGCCTGATGCGCGAGAACGGCGACGCGACGCTCGCGCAGGCCCTCCCCGCCCTGGCCGACGCGCTCTCCCCGTTGATCTCCGGCGTGGCCGTGGGGGTCGTCGCGATGGTCCTGTACGACATGCTGACGACCCGCGTCGAGCGCCTCGGCGCGGCCCTGGACCGCCTCGGGGCCGAGACGATCGACGCCGTCGCCATGACGACGGTCGTCGCCGCGCCGACCCTGGCGTCGTACCCGTCCACGCCCCACATCCGGCTGGGCGAGCCGAGCGTCGAACGTCGGCCGATCGTGTCGATCCCGGTGCGCGAGTCGGCCCCCCGACGGCTCCGCGACGAGCCGTCCCTCGGCGCCTGA
- a CDS encoding formylglycine-generating enzyme family protein: MIRQRVILRAIGVGLAVAWGGDVGAEEPAPRPHASYVEAIPDSAVRFEMVAIPGGTFTIGSPPGEPGRDDDEGPRQPVAIRPFWMGKLEVTWDEYNEFRRGKTVSNRTNAEALAKDADAVTRPTPLIPMKPSATAATAVRRSP, translated from the coding sequence ATGATCCGACAGCGGGTGATTCTGAGGGCGATCGGCGTCGGCCTGGCCGTCGCGTGGGGGGGCGACGTGGGGGCCGAGGAACCCGCCCCGCGCCCGCACGCGAGCTACGTCGAGGCCATCCCCGACTCGGCCGTCCGCTTCGAGATGGTCGCGATTCCCGGCGGGACGTTCACGATCGGCAGCCCTCCGGGCGAGCCGGGCCGCGACGACGACGAGGGCCCGCGCCAGCCCGTCGCGATCCGCCCGTTCTGGATGGGCAAGCTGGAAGTCACCTGGGACGAGTACAACGAGTTCCGCAGGGGGAAGACCGTCTCGAACCGGACGAACGCCGAGGCCCTCGCCAAAGACGCCGACGCCGTCACCCGCCCCACGCCCCTTATCCCGATGAAACCTTCGGCTACGGCCGCGACGGCCGTCCGGCGATCGCCGTGA
- a CDS encoding formylglycine-generating enzyme family protein translates to MSHHAAMEYCYWLSRKTGKTYRLPTEAEWEYACRAGTETAYSFGGDPEKLKEYAWYFDDAETPMPVGKKKPNPWGLHDMHGNVAEWCLDRYAADAYSRLPQDRPAVGPTLLPKEAPYPHVARGGSWDDPAADCRSAARRGSDPSWNELDPDGSIWWVWDAPFVGFRVVRAVEEQEDLKGVRSLVRRPAD, encoded by the coding sequence GTGAGCCATCACGCGGCGATGGAATATTGCTACTGGCTCTCCCGGAAGACCGGCAAGACCTACCGGTTGCCGACCGAAGCCGAATGGGAGTACGCCTGTCGCGCCGGGACGGAGACCGCCTACTCGTTCGGCGGCGACCCGGAGAAGCTCAAGGAATACGCCTGGTATTTCGACGACGCCGAGACGCCCATGCCGGTCGGCAAGAAGAAGCCCAACCCGTGGGGCCTGCACGACATGCACGGCAACGTGGCCGAATGGTGCCTCGACCGCTACGCCGCCGACGCCTACTCCCGGCTCCCTCAGGACCGTCCGGCCGTCGGTCCCACCCTCCTGCCGAAGGAAGCCCCGTACCCGCACGTCGCCCGGGGCGGCTCCTGGGACGACCCCGCCGCCGACTGCCGCAGCGCCGCGCGACGGGGCTCCGACCCGAGCTGGAACGAGCTGGACCCGGACGGGAGCATCTGGTGGGTCTGGGACGCCCCCTTCGTGGGCTTCCGCGTCGTGCGGGCCGTCGAGGAGCAGGAGGACCTCAAGGGCGTGCGCTCCCTGGTCCGGAGACCGGCCGATTGA
- a CDS encoding mercuric reductase — protein MADRPEKFDAVLLGAGQANNPLSRSLARAGRRVALIEKGKIGGTCVNVGCTPTKTMAASARVAHLARRARDFGVHTGPVAVRLQEVRARTGAIVEEFSAGSERQLEEAEGVELIRGEGWFTGPRTVRVELNGGGVRELSGELVVIDVGCRPARPEIPGLDSAPWLDSTRILGLEATPDHLLVLGGGYIGVEFAQMFRRFGSRVTLVQKGGQLLRREDPDMAEALAEILREDGVEVILDAKATRVAGSAQEIRLTVEVDGRSRELTASHLMVATGRTPNTESLNLTAAGVRTDDRGFIPVDVRLETNVPGVYALGDVNGGPAFTHVSHNDNQILRENLLHDAGRTTAGRLVPFTVFTDPQFGRVGLTEKEARERGRRVRIARLPMSQVARALEIGESRGILKAVVDAETDLILGCTALAVEGGEIMSMVQLAMMGGLPYQRLRDDMFSHPTLARGLNNLFAHLEE, from the coding sequence ATGGCAGATCGGCCGGAAAAATTCGACGCGGTCCTGCTCGGCGCCGGACAGGCGAACAACCCTCTTTCTCGGTCGCTCGCCAGGGCGGGCCGACGGGTCGCCCTGATCGAAAAGGGCAAGATCGGCGGGACCTGCGTCAACGTCGGCTGCACGCCGACCAAGACGATGGCGGCCAGCGCCCGGGTCGCCCACCTGGCCCGTCGGGCGCGCGACTTCGGCGTCCACACCGGGCCCGTCGCCGTGCGGCTCCAGGAGGTCCGCGCCCGCACGGGTGCCATCGTCGAGGAGTTCAGCGCCGGGAGCGAGCGACAGCTCGAAGAAGCGGAGGGGGTGGAATTGATCCGCGGGGAAGGCTGGTTCACCGGCCCGCGCACCGTCCGGGTCGAGCTGAACGGCGGCGGCGTCCGCGAGCTTTCCGGCGAGCTGGTCGTCATCGACGTCGGTTGCCGCCCGGCGCGCCCGGAGATCCCCGGACTGGACTCCGCGCCCTGGCTCGACTCCACCAGGATCCTCGGGCTCGAGGCCACCCCGGACCACTTGCTGGTCCTCGGCGGCGGGTATATCGGGGTCGAGTTCGCCCAGATGTTCCGCCGCTTCGGCAGCCGCGTGACGCTCGTCCAGAAGGGCGGGCAACTGCTCCGCAGGGAAGATCCCGACATGGCCGAGGCGCTCGCCGAGATCCTCCGCGAGGATGGCGTCGAGGTCATCCTGGACGCGAAGGCCACGCGGGTCGCGGGGAGCGCTCAGGAGATACGCCTGACCGTGGAAGTGGATGGGCGAAGCCGCGAGTTGACGGCCTCGCACCTGATGGTCGCCACCGGTCGGACGCCGAATACGGAGTCCTTGAACCTGACGGCGGCCGGAGTGCGGACGGATGACCGGGGCTTCATCCCGGTCGACGTTCGGCTGGAGACCAACGTACCCGGGGTCTACGCCCTCGGCGACGTGAACGGCGGCCCGGCCTTCACCCACGTCTCGCACAACGATAATCAGATCCTTCGGGAGAACCTCCTCCACGACGCCGGCCGCACGACCGCCGGGCGTCTGGTGCCGTTCACCGTGTTCACCGATCCCCAGTTCGGCCGCGTCGGGCTGACCGAGAAGGAGGCGCGCGAGCGCGGACGTCGGGTGCGAATCGCGCGTCTGCCGATGAGCCAGGTGGCGCGAGCCCTTGAAATCGGCGAGTCTCGCGGCATCCTCAAGGCCGTGGTCGACGCCGAGACGGACCTCATCCTGGGCTGTACGGCCCTCGCCGTCGAGGGCGGGGAGATCATGTCGATGGTGCAACTGGCGATGATGGGCGGCCTCCCCTACCAGCGGCTGCGGGACGACATGTTCTCCCACCCGACCCTGGCCAGGGGCCTGAACAACCTGTTCGCCCATCTCGAGGAGTAG
- a CDS encoding ABC transporter permease, which produces MRIALANIGNAFEQIWAHRLRSMLTVLGIVIAVTSTLTVVGVVQGFTRYVSEFLQGLGTNAMWVWPERPGGEAGRRLGRIAMDERDLAAIQENCPALRRLSPLVRSDAVLVQAGRDELRAALEGVSADYLAIRNFDVAAGRPFSVVDVEERRAVCMLGREVVRKLELGDDPVGRTLLIAGRRFSVVGVLSEKGSFLGNSQDELILVPYTTALKMYPAQLRRMAATAQAVSEEAVPEARAQIINLLRRRHRLDAYQPNDFKIMTQDEILDAFNSMSLVATAVLAGIVGVSLLVGGIGVMNVMLVSVTERTREIGLRKAVGARRRDICLQFLTEAVSLSLLGGSAGVALGYGLCALASLHPRMVDVVIPLWAVALGFGVSTLTGVVFGLVPAVKASLLNPIDALRHE; this is translated from the coding sequence ATGCGGATCGCGCTGGCGAACATCGGGAACGCGTTCGAGCAGATCTGGGCGCATCGGCTGCGGTCGATGCTGACGGTGCTGGGGATCGTGATCGCGGTGACGTCGACGCTGACGGTGGTGGGGGTGGTGCAGGGCTTCACGCGGTACGTCTCGGAGTTCCTCCAGGGGCTGGGGACGAACGCGATGTGGGTCTGGCCCGAGCGGCCGGGGGGCGAGGCGGGGCGTCGGTTGGGGCGGATCGCGATGGACGAGCGCGACCTCGCGGCGATCCAGGAGAACTGCCCGGCGCTGCGGCGGCTCTCGCCGCTGGTGCGGTCGGACGCGGTGCTGGTCCAGGCCGGTCGCGACGAGCTTCGGGCGGCGCTCGAGGGGGTGTCGGCCGACTACCTGGCGATCCGCAACTTCGACGTGGCGGCGGGGCGGCCGTTCTCGGTGGTCGACGTCGAGGAGCGCCGGGCCGTCTGCATGCTCGGCCGCGAGGTGGTCCGCAAGCTCGAGCTCGGCGACGACCCCGTCGGCCGCACGCTCCTGATCGCGGGCCGTCGGTTCTCGGTCGTCGGCGTCCTGTCCGAGAAGGGGAGCTTCCTCGGCAACAGCCAGGACGAGCTGATCCTGGTCCCCTACACCACGGCGCTGAAGATGTACCCCGCCCAGCTCCGGCGGATGGCGGCCACGGCGCAGGCGGTCTCGGAAGAGGCGGTCCCGGAGGCCCGCGCCCAGATCATCAACCTGCTGCGGCGCCGGCACCGGCTGGACGCGTATCAGCCGAACGACTTCAAGATTATGACCCAGGACGAGATCCTGGACGCCTTCAACAGCATGAGCCTGGTGGCGACCGCCGTGCTCGCCGGGATCGTCGGCGTGTCGCTGCTGGTCGGCGGCATCGGCGTGATGAACGTCATGCTGGTGAGCGTCACCGAGCGCACCCGCGAGATCGGCCTGCGGAAGGCCGTCGGCGCGCGCAGGCGGGACATCTGCCTCCAATTCCTCACCGAGGCCGTCTCGCTCAGCCTCCTGGGGGGCTCGGCGGGCGTCGCCCTGGGCTACGGCCTATGCGCCCTGGCGAGCCTCCATCCCCGGATGGTCGACGTCGTCATCCCCCTCTGGGCCGTGGCCCTGGGCTTCGGCGTCTCCACCCTCACCGGCGTCGTCTTCGGCCTCGTCCCCGCCGTCAAGGCGTCGCTGCTCAACCCCATCGATGCGCTCCGGCACGAGTAG
- a CDS encoding Uma2 family endonuclease has protein sequence MATVEQTPALTTAEQFARRPDSGFVEELVRGRIVMSPPPNRRHGFVCARIVYRLSRFLEEHPLGRVFGNDSAIVTRRDPDTVRGADVAYYSFARLPVEADNVGYGPETPEIVCEVLSPSDRWRNALEKAAEYLNAGVLVVVVLDPDRRTAHVFGVETPPVALGPDDVLRFDAVLPGFEVAVGSLFE, from the coding sequence ATGGCGACCGTGGAACAGACGCCCGCCCTGACGACGGCCGAACAATTCGCCCGCCGCCCCGACTCGGGCTTCGTCGAGGAGCTGGTGCGAGGACGAATCGTCATGTCGCCGCCCCCGAACCGCCGCCACGGTTTCGTCTGCGCCAGGATCGTTTACCGGCTCTCGCGATTCCTGGAGGAACATCCGCTCGGGCGCGTCTTCGGCAACGACTCGGCGATCGTGACGCGGCGCGATCCGGACACGGTCCGCGGCGCGGACGTGGCCTACTACAGCTTCGCGAGGCTCCCGGTCGAGGCCGACAACGTCGGCTACGGGCCGGAGACCCCCGAGATCGTGTGCGAGGTGCTCTCGCCCAGCGATCGCTGGAGGAACGCGCTGGAGAAGGCGGCCGAGTACCTGAACGCGGGCGTCCTGGTGGTCGTCGTCCTCGACCCGGATCGGCGGACCGCCCACGTCTTCGGCGTGGAGACGCCCCCGGTCGCGCTGGGGCCGGACGACGTGCTCCGGTTCGACGCGGTCCTGCCGGGTTTCGAGGTAGCGGTCGGTAGCTTGTTCGAGTGA
- a CDS encoding ABC transporter ATP-binding protein encodes MGDETVHALRGVDLAIGSNEMLAVMGPSGSGKSTLMNILGCLDVPTSGSYRLDGRDVAALSQAELAQVRGRRIGFVFQTFELLARQTALSNVELPMIYSGASPSQRRRRAVEALERVGLGDRMGHRPNQMSGGQRQRVAIARAIVQRPALLLADEPTGNLDTQTGDEILALFADLHREGQTIVVVTHEPDVAARCRRIVRIRDGLVESDECREL; translated from the coding sequence GTGGGGGACGAGACGGTCCACGCGCTGCGGGGCGTCGACCTGGCGATCGGCTCGAACGAGATGCTGGCCGTCATGGGGCCGTCCGGGTCGGGTAAATCCACCTTGATGAACATCCTCGGATGCCTCGACGTCCCGACGAGCGGCTCGTACCGCCTCGACGGCCGCGACGTCGCCGCCCTCTCCCAGGCCGAGCTGGCGCAGGTGCGGGGGCGTCGGATCGGGTTCGTCTTCCAGACCTTCGAACTCCTGGCGCGGCAGACGGCCCTGAGCAACGTGGAACTGCCGATGATCTACTCGGGCGCGTCCCCCTCCCAGCGGCGTCGGCGGGCCGTCGAGGCGCTCGAGCGGGTGGGCCTCGGCGACCGGATGGGCCACCGCCCGAACCAGATGTCCGGCGGCCAGCGCCAGCGGGTCGCGATCGCCCGAGCGATCGTCCAGCGCCCCGCCCTGCTCCTCGCCGACGAGCCGACCGGCAACCTTGACACCCAGACCGGCGACGAGATCCTCGCCCTCTTCGCCGACCTCCACCGCGAAGGCCAGACCATCGTCGTCGTCACCCACGAGCCCGATGTCGCCGCCCGCTGCCGCCGCATCGTCCGCATCCGCGACGGCCTCGTCGAGTCGGACGAGTGCCGCGAGCTTTGA
- a CDS encoding efflux RND transporter periplasmic adaptor subunit: protein MLRLTSILGVCVLAVGLAALNAAREPGGVKLDWTLVGTPPRKVLAEPLARATIIRTITASGKIESVDEAEIASQIIGRVIAVNFKEGDPVKKGDVLVEIDPTDAQAKLDSTTARISRLSAAIDQADSELKKARRDAELSSKLAGRGFSTPTELADSFTLLAKAEAALAMSRNELSESEAMRRATLEEVRRTTIRAPIDGVVSNLEVDVGEIVIAGTTNLPGSVLMKVCDLDRMRVRADVDETDVPLVRRGQVAHVFLQADQLHPLAGRIDRVSPQGKVKKDEVVGFETLIDLDVPGSTGTGSESDRPPLRPGMSVTVEIEVRQSDAALSVPAQAVVHRRRKELPDTPLIREWAERSARPPGEKVRDAEQRYLKVVYVLEAGVARARPIETGLSDERRVEVLAGLREDDRVVVGPFHALDEMKDGDAVLPVASPADLEKEG, encoded by the coding sequence ATGTTGCGTCTCACGTCGATCCTGGGGGTCTGCGTCCTGGCCGTGGGGCTGGCGGCGCTGAACGCCGCGCGCGAGCCGGGGGGCGTCAAGTTGGACTGGACCCTGGTCGGCACGCCGCCCCGGAAGGTGCTGGCCGAGCCGCTCGCGCGGGCGACGATCATTCGGACCATCACCGCCTCGGGCAAGATCGAGTCGGTCGACGAGGCCGAGATCGCCAGCCAGATCATCGGCCGGGTGATCGCCGTCAACTTCAAGGAGGGCGACCCCGTCAAGAAGGGGGACGTCCTCGTCGAGATCGACCCGACCGACGCCCAGGCGAAGCTCGACTCCACCACGGCCCGGATCTCCCGGCTGTCGGCGGCCATCGACCAGGCCGACTCCGAGCTGAAGAAGGCCCGGCGCGACGCCGAGCTCTCCTCCAAGCTGGCCGGTCGCGGCTTCTCCACCCCGACCGAGCTGGCCGATTCGTTCACCCTGCTGGCCAAGGCCGAGGCCGCCCTGGCGATGAGCCGCAACGAGCTGAGCGAGTCCGAGGCGATGCGCCGCGCCACCCTGGAAGAAGTCCGGCGCACGACGATCCGCGCCCCCATCGACGGCGTCGTCTCCAACCTGGAGGTCGACGTCGGCGAGATCGTCATCGCCGGCACCACGAACCTCCCCGGATCGGTCCTGATGAAGGTCTGCGACCTCGACCGCATGCGGGTGCGGGCCGACGTCGACGAGACCGACGTGCCGCTCGTCCGCCGAGGCCAGGTCGCCCACGTCTTCCTCCAGGCCGATCAGCTCCACCCCCTCGCCGGCCGGATCGACCGCGTCTCCCCCCAGGGGAAGGTCAAGAAGGACGAGGTCGTCGGCTTCGAGACGCTGATCGACCTGGACGTCCCGGGGTCGACCGGCACCGGCTCCGAGTCCGACCGGCCCCCGCTCCGGCCCGGGATGAGCGTGACCGTGGAGATCGAGGTCCGCCAGAGCGACGCCGCGCTCTCGGTCCCGGCCCAGGCCGTCGTCCACCGCCGCCGCAAGGAACTCCCCGACACGCCCCTGATCCGCGAGTGGGCCGAGCGTTCGGCGCGACCGCCGGGCGAGAAGGTCCGCGACGCCGAGCAGCGCTACCTCAAGGTCGTCTACGTGCTCGAAGCGGGCGTCGCCCGCGCCCGGCCGATCGAGACCGGCCTCAGCGACGAGCGCCGGGTCGAGGTGCTGGCCGGGCTTCGCGAGGACGACCGCGTCGTCGTCGGCCCGTTCCACGCCCTCGACGAGATGAAGGACGGCGACGCCGTCCTCCCCGTCGCCTCCCCGGCCGATTTGGAGAAGGAGGGCTGA